The Streptomyces avermitilis MA-4680 = NBRC 14893 genome contains a region encoding:
- a CDS encoding adenosine deaminase codes for MTALDIDTIRRLPKAVLHDHLDGGLRPATLVELAQAVGHTLPTTDPQALADWYYEAANSGDLVRYIATFEHTLAVMQTREGLLRTAEEYVLDLAADGVVYGEVRYAPELMLKGGLTLSEVVETVQEGLAAGMAKAAAAGTPVRVGTLLCGMRMFDRTRETADLAVAFRDAGVVGFDIAGAEDGFPPADHLDAFEHLRRENVPFTIHAGEAHGLPSIHQALQVCGAQRIGHGVRITEDIVDGKLGRLAGWVRDRRVALEMCPTSNLQTGAATSIAEHPITALKDLGFRVTLNTDNRLVSGTTMTREMSLLVEEAGWSTDDLRTVTVNALKSAFLPFDERNALIQDVVLPGYEAAL; via the coding sequence CATCCGCCGGCTCCCCAAGGCCGTGCTGCACGACCACCTCGACGGCGGTCTGCGCCCCGCCACCCTGGTGGAGCTGGCACAGGCGGTCGGCCACACACTGCCCACCACGGACCCGCAGGCGCTGGCCGACTGGTACTACGAGGCCGCCAACTCCGGTGACCTGGTGCGCTACATAGCGACCTTCGAGCACACCCTCGCCGTGATGCAGACCCGTGAAGGCCTGCTGCGCACCGCCGAGGAGTACGTCCTGGACCTGGCCGCCGACGGTGTCGTCTACGGCGAGGTGCGCTACGCCCCCGAGCTGATGCTGAAGGGCGGGCTGACCCTGTCCGAGGTCGTCGAGACCGTGCAGGAGGGCCTGGCGGCGGGCATGGCCAAGGCGGCGGCCGCGGGCACCCCGGTCCGGGTGGGCACACTGCTGTGCGGGATGCGTATGTTCGACCGCACCCGGGAGACCGCCGACCTGGCCGTCGCCTTCCGCGACGCGGGTGTTGTCGGCTTCGACATCGCGGGTGCCGAGGACGGTTTCCCGCCCGCCGACCACCTGGACGCCTTCGAGCACCTGCGCCGGGAGAACGTCCCCTTCACCATCCACGCCGGTGAGGCGCACGGTCTGCCCAGCATCCACCAGGCCCTCCAGGTGTGCGGCGCCCAGCGCATCGGCCACGGCGTGCGCATCACCGAGGACATCGTCGACGGCAAGCTCGGCCGGCTCGCGGGCTGGGTGCGCGATCGCCGCGTCGCCCTGGAGATGTGCCCGACCTCCAACCTCCAGACGGGCGCCGCCACGTCGATCGCCGAGCACCCCATCACGGCCCTGAAGGACCTCGGCTTCCGCGTCACCCTCAACACCGACAACCGTCTGGTGTCGGGCACGACGATGACCCGTGAGATGTCCCTGCTGGTCGAGGAGGCGGGCTGGAGCACGGACGATCTGCGCACGGTCACGGTGAACGCCCTCAAGAGCGCGTTCCTCCCCTTCGACGAGCGCAACGCCCTCATCCAGGACGTAGTGCTTCCCGGCTACGAGGCCGCGCTCTGA
- a CDS encoding aldo/keto reductase: MYTADSARYEAMPYRRTGRSGLKLPALSLGLWHNFGPDRPVETQRQILRRAFDLGITHFDLANNYGPPPGAAESALGDALRADFAPYRDELVISTKAGHLMWPGPYGEWGSRKYLLSSLDQSLTRMGLDHVDIFYSHRPDPETPLEETMGALHSAVQQGKALYAGVSNYSPEQTREAARILGELGTPLLIHQPRYSMLDRRPEEGLLDTLDELQIGSIAYSPLEQGLLTGRYLDGIPEDSRAASDSPFLSADTVTEDLVRQLRALDDIAKSRGQTLAQLALAWVLRGGRVTSALIGASSARQVEDSVAATRTLDFDAEELARIEAIIKPRP, encoded by the coding sequence TTGTACACCGCAGATTCCGCCCGATATGAGGCCATGCCGTACCGCCGCACCGGACGCAGCGGTCTGAAGCTCCCCGCGCTGTCGCTCGGCCTGTGGCACAACTTCGGCCCCGACCGGCCGGTGGAGACCCAGCGGCAGATCCTGCGCCGCGCCTTCGACCTCGGCATCACGCACTTCGACCTGGCCAACAACTACGGTCCGCCGCCCGGTGCCGCCGAGTCGGCCCTCGGTGACGCCCTGAGGGCGGACTTCGCGCCCTACCGCGACGAGCTGGTCATCTCGACCAAGGCCGGCCATCTGATGTGGCCGGGCCCGTACGGCGAGTGGGGCTCGCGCAAGTACCTGCTCTCCTCGCTCGACCAGAGCCTCACCCGAATGGGCCTGGACCACGTCGACATCTTCTACTCGCACCGCCCCGACCCGGAGACTCCTCTGGAGGAGACGATGGGCGCCCTGCACTCGGCGGTCCAGCAGGGCAAGGCGCTGTACGCCGGCGTCTCCAACTACTCGCCGGAGCAGACCCGGGAGGCCGCCCGCATCCTCGGCGAACTGGGCACCCCGCTCCTCATCCACCAGCCGCGCTACTCGATGCTCGACCGCCGTCCCGAGGAAGGCCTCCTGGACACCCTCGACGAACTGCAGATCGGCTCCATCGCCTACTCCCCGCTGGAGCAGGGCCTGCTGACCGGCCGCTACCTCGACGGCATCCCGGAGGACTCGCGCGCCGCGAGCGACAGCCCGTTCCTCAGCGCGGACACGGTCACCGAGGATCTCGTACGACAGCTGCGCGCCCTCGACGACATCGCCAAGTCCCGCGGCCAGACCCTCGCCCAGCTCGCCCTGGCCTGGGTCCTGCGCGGCGGCCGGGTCACCTCCGCCCTCATCGGTGCGAGCAGCGCCCGGCAGGTGGAGGACAGCGTGGCGGCCACCCGCACGCTGGACTTCGACGCGGAGGAACTGGCCCGGATCGAGGCGATCATCAAGCCGAGGCCCTGA
- a CDS encoding FHA domain-containing protein: MGERPVAPTAPELVLETETGSTVMSPSRDYHVGRDPSSDIVLDDVRVSWHHAVLSVEADHWTLEDEHSTNGTYADGRRIHEWGVGPGSEIRFGNPSDGPRAVLVDCARLATEHPSAVFMPSATGTFRQPTTVRPLPTRTVRIGRGGGNDLDIDDLMVSHRHAELQALPDGTYEIVDLGSHNGTYLNGQPVTRAPVTPGDIVGIGHSVFCLVGDQLQEYVDTGEVSLDVRDLTVELDHDHKILLDQVSFPVGEKCLLAVIGPSGSGKSTLLNALTGQRPADRGTVLYDGRDLYRDYAELRRRIGLVPQDDILHAQLTVHRALGYAAELRFPQDTEKAERRARVDEVIRELGLEQRADQPIHSLSGGQRKRVSVALELLTKPSLLFLDEPTSGLDPGMDRSVMHMLRGLADDGRTVIVVTHSVLSLDVCDRLLVLAPGGTVAYYGPPDETLPFFGFVQWPEAFEAFEHDRDRDWAGEYRDSLQHEQYIEGVGTPPYLPSAAPAAAVGPPPKAQSWGAQLGTLVRRYAATLSADRTFLAIMIALPFVMGAMARALAGGKLTQETAMNALLILCVGGVLTGAANAVRELVKERAIHQRERAVGLSRSAYLMSKVVVLGTITVLQAIVLTLVALLGVDLDAPGGEGVLMPPLVELTLAVALLSFTAMMLGLLVSALVRREEVTMPLLVLLAIVQVVFCGALLKLNGVAVIQQLSWLVPSRWALGAMAGTIGLARIVPGDLTGDPLFRRSAGVWLLDMGMLVVLSLVFGYAVDRLLRRHEPLVMRK, from the coding sequence ATGGGAGAGCGGCCGGTCGCGCCGACTGCACCCGAGCTCGTCCTCGAGACCGAGACGGGCTCCACGGTGATGAGCCCGAGCCGCGACTATCACGTCGGACGCGACCCCTCGAGCGACATCGTCCTGGACGACGTCCGGGTCTCGTGGCACCACGCGGTGCTGAGCGTCGAGGCCGACCACTGGACGCTCGAGGACGAGCACAGCACCAACGGCACCTACGCCGACGGCCGCCGCATCCACGAGTGGGGCGTCGGACCGGGCAGCGAGATCCGCTTCGGGAACCCCTCCGACGGCCCGCGCGCCGTCCTCGTCGACTGCGCGCGGCTCGCAACCGAGCATCCCTCCGCCGTCTTCATGCCCTCCGCCACCGGCACGTTCCGGCAGCCGACGACCGTACGGCCGCTGCCCACCCGCACGGTCCGTATCGGCCGCGGCGGCGGCAACGACCTGGACATCGACGACCTCATGGTCTCCCACCGGCACGCGGAACTACAGGCGCTGCCGGACGGCACATACGAGATCGTCGACCTCGGCAGCCACAACGGCACCTACCTCAACGGCCAGCCCGTCACCCGCGCCCCGGTCACGCCCGGTGACATCGTCGGGATCGGCCACTCCGTGTTCTGCCTCGTCGGCGACCAGTTGCAGGAGTACGTCGACACCGGCGAGGTCTCCCTCGACGTCCGCGACCTCACCGTCGAGCTCGACCACGACCACAAGATCCTCCTCGACCAGGTCTCCTTCCCGGTCGGTGAGAAATGCCTGCTCGCCGTCATCGGCCCCAGCGGCTCCGGCAAGTCCACCCTGCTGAACGCCCTGACCGGGCAGCGTCCCGCCGACCGGGGCACGGTCCTGTACGACGGCCGCGACCTCTACCGCGACTACGCCGAGCTGCGCCGGCGCATCGGACTCGTCCCGCAGGACGACATCCTGCACGCCCAGCTGACCGTGCACAGGGCCCTCGGGTACGCCGCCGAGCTGCGCTTCCCACAGGACACCGAGAAGGCGGAACGCAGGGCGCGGGTCGACGAGGTGATCCGCGAGCTGGGCCTGGAACAACGTGCCGACCAGCCCATCCACAGCCTCTCCGGCGGCCAGCGCAAAAGGGTCAGCGTCGCCCTCGAACTGCTCACCAAGCCGTCACTGCTCTTCCTCGACGAGCCCACCTCCGGGCTCGACCCGGGCATGGACCGGTCGGTGATGCATATGCTGCGCGGCCTCGCCGACGACGGCCGCACCGTCATCGTCGTCACGCACAGCGTGCTCAGCCTGGACGTCTGCGACCGGCTGCTCGTCCTCGCCCCGGGCGGCACCGTCGCCTACTACGGTCCACCGGACGAGACCCTGCCCTTCTTCGGCTTCGTCCAGTGGCCGGAAGCGTTCGAGGCCTTCGAACACGACCGCGACCGGGACTGGGCGGGGGAATACCGCGACTCACTCCAGCACGAGCAGTACATCGAGGGCGTCGGCACACCGCCCTACCTGCCGTCGGCCGCCCCGGCGGCAGCCGTCGGACCGCCGCCGAAGGCGCAGAGCTGGGGCGCCCAGCTCGGCACGCTCGTACGGCGCTACGCGGCCACGCTCTCCGCCGACCGCACGTTCCTCGCCATCATGATCGCGCTGCCGTTCGTGATGGGCGCCATGGCCCGGGCGCTGGCCGGCGGGAAACTGACCCAGGAGACCGCCATGAACGCGCTGCTCATCCTGTGCGTCGGCGGCGTGCTGACCGGCGCGGCCAACGCCGTGCGCGAGCTGGTCAAGGAGCGCGCGATCCATCAGCGGGAGCGGGCCGTCGGGCTGTCCAGGTCGGCGTACCTGATGTCCAAGGTGGTCGTCCTCGGCACGATCACCGTGCTCCAGGCCATTGTGCTCACCCTGGTCGCCCTGCTCGGCGTCGACCTCGACGCGCCCGGCGGCGAGGGCGTCCTCATGCCACCGCTCGTGGAGCTCACCCTCGCCGTCGCCCTGCTCTCCTTCACCGCGATGATGCTGGGCCTCCTCGTCTCGGCCCTGGTGCGAAGGGAGGAGGTCACCATGCCGCTCCTGGTACTCCTCGCGATCGTCCAAGTGGTCTTCTGCGGTGCCCTGCTGAAGCTCAACGGGGTGGCGGTGATCCAGCAGCTGTCCTGGCTGGTGCCCTCGCGGTGGGCGCTGGGCGCCATGGCGGGCACGATCGGACTCGCCCGGATCGTGCCCGGCGACCTCACCGGAGACCCGCTGTTCAGACGCTCGGCGGGCGTGTGGCTGCTCGACATGGGGATGCTCGTCGTGCTGTCCCTCGTCTTCGGGTACGCGGTGGACCGGCTGTTGCGCCGGCACGAACCCCTGGTCATGCGGAAGTAG
- a CDS encoding nuclear transport factor 2 family protein produces the protein MSTNSNRYESAVARYFEAWNAGDQDALTKAVAAAWTEDGSYTDPLADVRGHEQITAVIAAAHEQFPGFAFRLTGTVDGHHDIARFAWELVNEADGSAPVAGSDVITLDGEDRIRSVQGFLDRVPAGAA, from the coding sequence ATGAGCACGAACAGCAACCGCTACGAGTCCGCCGTCGCCCGCTACTTCGAGGCCTGGAACGCGGGTGACCAGGACGCGCTCACCAAGGCGGTCGCCGCCGCCTGGACCGAGGACGGGAGCTACACCGACCCGCTGGCCGATGTCAGGGGCCACGAGCAGATCACGGCCGTGATCGCGGCGGCGCACGAGCAGTTCCCGGGGTTCGCCTTCCGGCTCACCGGCACGGTCGACGGGCACCACGACATCGCCCGCTTCGCCTGGGAGCTGGTGAACGAGGCGGACGGCTCGGCACCCGTCGCCGGGTCCGACGTGATCACCCTGGACGGCGAGGACCGCATCCGGAGCGTGCAGGGGTTCCTGGACCGCGTGCCGGCCGGAGCCGCCTGA
- a CDS encoding serine/threonine-protein kinase yields MAGPSHGTGLSSERPSELIGKQIASYRIEREIARGGMAVVYRARDLRLDRTVALKLLAPELALNDTFRRRFTHESRVAAAIDHPNIVPVFEAGETEGVLYIAMRFVSGRDLRHLLDREGPLPFSAGVRIALQVASALDAAHDHGLVHRDVKPGNILVARGTDSDHPEHVYLTDFGLTKRSLTVTGFTIPGQFVGTLDYVAPEQICGKPVDGRCDVYGFGCVVYEILAGTPPFCRDDEMALLWAHQHDEPPRLSRRRPDLGPQVDEVMAKALAKSPEDRYDSCLAFVAALRTAGAGAGPQRHPPKRTGPTTIPEPPRWARPVFRR; encoded by the coding sequence ATGGCCGGCCCGTCGCACGGCACGGGCCTGTCCTCGGAGCGGCCCTCCGAGCTGATCGGCAAGCAGATCGCGAGCTACCGCATCGAACGCGAGATCGCCCGCGGCGGCATGGCCGTCGTCTACCGCGCCAGGGACCTGCGGCTGGACCGGACCGTCGCGCTGAAGCTGCTCGCGCCCGAGCTGGCGCTCAACGACACCTTCCGCCGGCGGTTCACACACGAGTCGCGGGTGGCCGCCGCCATCGACCATCCGAACATCGTGCCGGTCTTCGAGGCGGGCGAGACGGAGGGCGTCCTGTACATCGCCATGCGCTTCGTCTCAGGGCGCGATCTGCGTCATCTGCTCGACCGGGAGGGCCCGTTGCCGTTCTCGGCCGGCGTCCGTATCGCCCTCCAGGTGGCCTCCGCGCTGGACGCCGCGCACGACCACGGACTGGTGCACCGGGACGTCAAACCCGGCAACATCCTGGTGGCCCGGGGCACGGACAGCGACCATCCCGAGCATGTGTATCTCACGGACTTCGGCCTGACCAAGAGGTCGCTGACGGTGACCGGGTTCACGATCCCGGGCCAGTTCGTGGGCACGCTGGACTACGTCGCGCCGGAACAGATCTGCGGGAAGCCGGTGGACGGCCGCTGCGACGTCTACGGCTTCGGGTGCGTCGTCTACGAGATCCTGGCCGGGACGCCGCCGTTCTGTCGCGACGACGAGATGGCGCTGCTGTGGGCCCACCAGCACGACGAGCCGCCACGCCTGAGCCGCAGGCGCCCCGACCTGGGCCCGCAGGTCGACGAGGTGATGGCCAAGGCGCTCGCCAAGAGCCCCGAGGACCGCTACGACTCGTGCCTCGCGTTCGTGGCCGCGCTGCGTACCGCGGGGGCAGGCGCCGGCCCGCAAAGACACCCGCCGAAGCGGACCGGTCCCACCACGATCCCCGAACCACCGCGCTGGGCCCGGCCGGTTTTCCGCCGCTAG
- a CDS encoding mycothiol transferase: MHAKDVLTDAYSRIQEEVHAAVEGLAPDVLNARPADDANSISWLVWHLTRVQDDHLADASGLDQVWPAQGWDKRFGLDLPRRDTGYGHSPRQVAKVRVDSGELLLGYYDAVHEQSLEFIRGLTAKDLERVVDERWTPAVTLGARLVSVLADDLQHVGQAAYVRGLLQSAAS, encoded by the coding sequence ATGCACGCAAAGGACGTCCTCACCGACGCGTACAGCCGCATCCAGGAAGAAGTGCACGCCGCCGTCGAGGGCCTGGCGCCTGACGTCCTCAACGCCCGGCCCGCCGACGACGCCAACTCCATCTCATGGCTCGTCTGGCATCTCACCCGTGTCCAGGACGACCACCTGGCCGATGCCTCAGGGCTCGACCAGGTCTGGCCGGCCCAGGGCTGGGACAAGCGCTTCGGACTCGACCTGCCCCGCCGGGACACGGGATACGGCCACAGCCCCCGGCAGGTGGCGAAGGTGCGGGTGGACTCGGGCGAGCTCCTGCTCGGGTACTACGACGCCGTGCACGAACAGTCGCTGGAGTTCATCCGCGGGCTCACCGCCAAGGACCTGGAGCGTGTCGTGGACGAGCGCTGGACGCCGGCCGTCACGCTGGGCGCACGGCTCGTGAGCGTCCTGGCCGACGATCTGCAACACGTCGGCCAGGCCGCCTACGTACGAGGGCTCCTTCAGAGCGCGGCCTCGTAG
- a CDS encoding streptophobe family protein: MSAPTPSDQTVARPGRSAFARHGWVQALATVLAGLIVMVVTAALGLLAAGAAGLPGNAFVSVDAATVVTAVGGTVKLSGDAGAIADTKAGLTVMPLSVSLAGVLTIAAGFLRHLRHRAVAGARELAGWSARIAVVWLVALVGLTFTARHTFTISLGNGMIGDIGELFGVAPKVGFTTDVPLTLLFGLLWLVGVFVLALLVSRGAPLPARVVRFQESVRPAAYAMVVLLLAYVVLGIVIGLVVAASRGHTAETFAVILLGMPNLVWLALTIGLGATWNGRVDGPFGLPMPHLLDEVLRTPDVATLDLRSLAHYDGRVWWLVVVDAVLILAAAFVMAVRSPARIRAWQHALHMAVALTLTVLMICLVARVYAHFGLSLLGIGDIDGGLSGVLFLKPRLWTALGWAVLWGLVTGFLGALLARPVHRRGEVA; this comes from the coding sequence GTGAGCGCCCCCACACCGTCCGACCAGACAGTGGCCCGCCCGGGCCGGTCGGCGTTCGCCCGGCACGGCTGGGTCCAGGCCCTCGCGACGGTACTGGCCGGGCTGATCGTCATGGTGGTGACCGCCGCGCTCGGACTGTTGGCGGCGGGTGCGGCCGGCCTTCCCGGCAACGCGTTCGTGAGCGTCGACGCGGCCACCGTGGTGACGGCGGTCGGCGGCACCGTGAAGCTCTCGGGCGACGCGGGGGCGATCGCCGACACGAAGGCCGGGCTGACCGTGATGCCCCTGTCCGTCTCGCTCGCCGGGGTGCTGACGATCGCCGCGGGCTTCCTGCGGCACCTGCGGCACCGGGCCGTCGCCGGCGCGCGCGAACTCGCCGGCTGGTCCGCCCGCATCGCCGTCGTGTGGCTGGTGGCGCTCGTCGGCCTCACGTTCACGGCCCGTCACACGTTCACGATCTCCCTGGGGAACGGGATGATCGGCGACATCGGCGAGCTCTTCGGCGTCGCTCCGAAGGTCGGCTTCACCACGGACGTACCCCTCACCCTGCTCTTCGGACTGCTGTGGCTGGTGGGTGTGTTCGTCCTCGCCCTGCTGGTGTCGCGCGGTGCGCCGCTGCCGGCCCGGGTCGTGCGCTTCCAGGAGTCGGTGCGTCCGGCGGCGTACGCGATGGTCGTGCTGCTGCTCGCGTATGTCGTCCTGGGGATCGTGATCGGGCTGGTCGTGGCGGCGAGCCGCGGGCACACCGCCGAGACGTTCGCGGTGATTCTGCTGGGGATGCCGAACCTGGTGTGGCTCGCCCTCACGATCGGTCTGGGTGCCACCTGGAACGGCCGGGTGGACGGGCCGTTCGGTCTGCCCATGCCGCATCTGCTCGACGAGGTCCTGCGCACGCCGGACGTCGCCACGCTCGATCTGCGCTCGCTCGCCCACTACGACGGCCGGGTGTGGTGGCTGGTCGTCGTCGACGCCGTGCTGATCCTGGCGGCCGCGTTCGTGATGGCGGTGCGGTCACCGGCGCGGATACGGGCCTGGCAGCACGCCCTGCACATGGCGGTCGCGCTGACGCTGACGGTGCTCATGATCTGTCTCGTCGCCCGCGTCTACGCCCATTTCGGCCTCTCGCTCCTCGGCATCGGAGATATCGACGGCGGCCTGTCCGGAGTGCTGTTCCTGAAGCCCAGGCTCTGGACCGCGCTCGGCTGGGCCGTGCTGTGGGGGCTGGTCACCGGCTTCCTCGGCGCGCTGCTCGCCAGGCCCGTGCACCGGCGAGGCGAAGTCGCCTGA
- a CDS encoding LysR family transcriptional regulator: MELRHLQHFVAVAEDQHFTRAAERLMVSQSGLSASIRALERELQAPLFVRTTRSVTLTEAGRALLGEAERILAQVRAAHDAVAAVQGVLRGTLSLGTEQCIAGVHVARLLAGFRRQHPDVEIRLRQAGSGALAEEVAAGRLDLAFAVRTETDTDQLRSVPLTGEPMTVLCHPTHPLATAGAVMPEDLGGEAFVDFHPDWGPRRITDAAFAAAGVRRTVALEVNDVHSLLDLVEEGLGVAVVPRHFRHKREALTALPLKGTGETVYETVAILPPSAATSPAARALMTLLEEEF; this comes from the coding sequence ATGGAACTGCGCCACCTTCAGCATTTCGTCGCCGTCGCCGAGGACCAGCACTTCACCCGGGCAGCCGAACGGCTGATGGTGTCGCAGTCGGGGCTGTCCGCCTCGATCCGCGCCCTGGAGCGGGAGCTCCAGGCCCCGCTGTTCGTCCGCACCACCCGCAGTGTCACGCTCACCGAGGCCGGCCGCGCGCTGCTGGGCGAGGCGGAGCGGATCCTGGCCCAGGTCCGGGCGGCTCACGACGCGGTGGCGGCCGTGCAGGGCGTGCTGCGCGGCACGCTCTCGCTGGGCACCGAGCAGTGCATCGCCGGGGTGCATGTGGCCCGGCTGCTCGCCGGGTTCCGGCGGCAGCATCCGGATGTGGAGATCCGGTTGCGCCAGGCGGGCTCGGGTGCGCTGGCGGAGGAAGTCGCCGCCGGGCGTCTCGATCTGGCCTTCGCGGTCCGGACGGAGACGGACACCGACCAGTTGCGCTCCGTGCCACTGACCGGCGAGCCGATGACCGTGCTCTGCCACCCGACCCACCCGCTCGCGACGGCCGGCGCGGTCATGCCGGAGGACCTGGGCGGTGAGGCGTTCGTCGACTTCCACCCGGACTGGGGGCCGCGCCGCATCACCGACGCCGCCTTCGCCGCCGCGGGCGTGAGGAGGACCGTCGCGCTGGAGGTCAATGATGTGCACAGCCTGCTCGACCTGGTCGAGGAGGGTCTCGGCGTCGCCGTGGTGCCCCGGCACTTCCGGCACAAGCGTGAGGCGCTCACGGCTCTTCCGCTGAAGGGCACGGGCGAGACGGTGTACGAGACCGTCGCCATCCTTCCTCCCTCCGCGGCCACCAGTCCGGCGGCCCGGGCGCTGATGACCTTGCTGGAAGAGGAGTTCTAG
- a CDS encoding LLM class flavin-dependent oxidoreductase, with protein sequence MPPTSRPLRKLGFLTIGLFDGADPGRGHESTLGIIELGEQLGFDSAWVRHRHLQYGISSPVAVLAAASQRTRRIELGTAVIPLGWENPLRLAEDLATVDILLGGRLNPGVSVGPPMHYDQVKEALYPDTADAEDFGYERVRRLLDLVRGEPATDFSGVEGFEVFSDRVQPHSPGLGRRMWYGGGSLRSAQWAGEHGMNFLTSSVVKAEESEDFAGIQLSHIRAFRAHHPDGDRARVSQGLVVIPTDSASPEQRAKYTAYVEKRTPRTVTPQGPARMMFAPDIVGTSAEIAERLHAHAAFQEVDEVAFALPFSFEHADYVQILTDIATRLGPALGWQAAT encoded by the coding sequence GTGCCGCCGACCTCACGACCCTTGCGGAAGCTGGGCTTCTTGACCATCGGCCTGTTCGACGGGGCCGACCCCGGCCGAGGCCACGAGTCGACCCTCGGGATCATCGAACTGGGCGAGCAACTCGGCTTCGACAGCGCGTGGGTGCGCCACCGTCATCTGCAGTACGGCATCTCCTCTCCCGTCGCGGTGCTGGCGGCGGCCTCGCAGCGCACCAGGCGCATCGAACTGGGCACGGCCGTCATCCCCCTGGGCTGGGAGAACCCGCTGCGGCTCGCGGAGGACCTCGCGACGGTCGACATCCTCTTGGGCGGCCGCCTCAACCCGGGTGTCAGTGTCGGCCCCCCGATGCACTACGACCAGGTCAAAGAGGCGCTCTACCCCGACACCGCGGACGCCGAGGACTTCGGCTACGAGCGGGTACGGCGGCTGCTGGACCTCGTACGCGGCGAGCCGGCCACCGACTTCAGCGGCGTCGAGGGCTTCGAGGTGTTCTCCGACCGCGTCCAGCCCCACTCACCCGGTCTGGGCCGCCGCATGTGGTACGGCGGCGGGAGTCTGCGGTCGGCGCAGTGGGCCGGTGAGCACGGGATGAACTTCCTCACCAGCAGTGTCGTGAAGGCGGAGGAGTCCGAGGACTTCGCCGGCATCCAGCTCTCGCACATCCGCGCCTTCCGCGCCCATCACCCCGACGGCGACCGCGCCCGTGTCTCCCAGGGGCTCGTCGTCATCCCCACGGACTCCGCCTCGCCGGAGCAGCGCGCGAAGTACACGGCGTACGTCGAGAAGCGGACTCCGCGCACCGTCACGCCGCAGGGACCGGCACGCATGATGTTCGCGCCCGACATCGTCGGCACCTCCGCCGAGATCGCCGAACGGCTCCACGCCCACGCGGCCTTCCAGGAGGTGGACGAGGTCGCGTTCGCGCTGCCGTTCTCCTTCGAACACGCCGACTACGTGCAGATCCTCACTGACATCGCCACCCGGCTGGGCCCGGCACTCGGCTGGCAGGCGGCCACCTGA